In Chitinophaga sp. HK235, a single window of DNA contains:
- a CDS encoding RagB/SusD family nutrient uptake outer membrane protein: protein MKKYAYILLLSLYCLSACQKGFLDQGPLDKFTDDMIWKDSSLVNLYIANIYSGIISQYDRAGGELMMSITDEGEANRPYLQSQQVNLGQYNSSTGVFADVWTSGYTSIRKCNQLLDQLQSAPFSAALQQRMRGEAYFLRAWFYMDIYAHFGSFPIIQKPLGLNDELAIPRATPQECIRFIVQDLETAASLLPVKYDAAQTGRATQGACYAMKCRLLLNTLDYQGAADAAKKVIDLNQYQLFPDFKSLFQPGNDNNVEVIFDKQFGSLQSKQKHSLNDYEYPRNFTGFASGINDPTQNIVDAFMMKDGKPWNTSPLYDPEHPYANRDPRFYSSVLYDGIFFRGEVLDLQKGSAANPSERGTPTGYYLKKFLDTTYDLKGVSVPNFNNCIIMRLAEIYLNYAECQLKLGNMEEARTYVNLIRVRAGMPVIPAGEMTWDKYVEERTVELAFEGQRWFDIRRWQKGPELVGQPIYGMVVTVANGKRSYNRTKIEDRVFTAPMMYLFPIPLDVLNKYPAGKELRQNPEWK, encoded by the coding sequence ATGAAAAAATACGCATATATATTACTGCTCAGTCTTTACTGCCTGAGCGCCTGTCAGAAAGGCTTTCTGGATCAGGGGCCGCTTGATAAATTCACTGATGACATGATCTGGAAAGATAGTAGCCTGGTAAATCTCTATATCGCCAATATCTATTCAGGTATTATCTCCCAGTATGACCGGGCTGGTGGAGAACTGATGATGAGCATTACAGATGAAGGAGAAGCCAACCGCCCTTATCTGCAATCACAACAGGTAAACCTGGGCCAATATAATTCCAGTACCGGCGTTTTCGCGGATGTATGGACCTCCGGTTATACCAGCATCCGGAAATGTAATCAGCTATTGGACCAACTGCAGTCCGCTCCCTTCAGCGCTGCATTGCAGCAGCGTATGAGAGGGGAAGCCTACTTTCTGCGTGCCTGGTTTTACATGGATATCTATGCTCACTTCGGCTCCTTTCCTATTATACAAAAGCCATTGGGACTGAATGATGAACTGGCCATTCCCAGAGCTACGCCGCAGGAATGCATTCGTTTTATTGTACAGGATCTCGAAACAGCAGCTTCGTTGTTGCCTGTAAAATATGACGCGGCACAAACAGGAAGGGCTACACAAGGTGCCTGCTATGCCATGAAATGCAGGTTGCTACTGAATACCCTGGACTACCAGGGTGCTGCCGATGCAGCTAAAAAAGTAATAGACCTTAACCAATACCAGTTGTTCCCCGATTTTAAATCCCTGTTCCAACCTGGAAATGATAACAATGTGGAGGTCATCTTCGACAAACAATTCGGTAGCCTGCAAAGTAAACAGAAACACTCTCTGAACGATTACGAATACCCCAGGAATTTTACCGGCTTCGCCAGTGGTATCAATGATCCTACCCAGAACATTGTAGACGCTTTTATGATGAAAGATGGTAAACCCTGGAACACTTCACCACTGTATGATCCGGAGCATCCCTATGCCAACAGGGATCCGCGCTTCTACAGCAGTGTGCTGTATGATGGTATTTTTTTCCGGGGAGAAGTGCTTGACCTGCAGAAAGGCAGTGCCGCCAATCCATCCGAGAGAGGCACTCCTACCGGCTACTACCTGAAAAAGTTTCTCGACACTACCTATGACCTGAAAGGTGTGTCAGTGCCCAACTTCAACAACTGTATTATCATGAGGCTGGCAGAAATATATCTCAACTATGCCGAGTGTCAGCTGAAGTTGGGTAATATGGAAGAAGCCAGGACCTACGTCAATCTCATCAGAGTACGTGCAGGCATGCCCGTTATCCCGGCCGGAGAAATGACCTGGGATAAATATGTGGAAGAAAGGACGGTGGAACTGGCTTTTGAAGGACAGCGCTGGTTTGATATACGCCGCTGGCAGAAAGGCCCGGAGCTGGTAGGCCAACCTATTTATGGAATGGTGGTAACCGTTGCCAATGGCAAACGAAGCTATAACCGCACCAAAATTGAAGACCGGGTTTTCACGGCTCCGATGATGTATCTCTTTCCCATCCCGCTGGATGTACTCAATAAATATCCTGCAGGAAAAGAACTCCGCCAGAACCCCGAATGGAAATAG
- a CDS encoding VOC family protein produces MKAIATITGIHHLALQANDFSATCAFYEALGLVPFHSWSLPEFSITHAALLKIPGTDSYIEIFDKDAQVAAQGRRRNAGETPVIGALLHLALSVKDVDAAYEHALSLGATSCIAPNDLSLGQPPLKVRNALVYGLDGEVIEFITMLEK; encoded by the coding sequence ATGAAAGCAATAGCCACTATTACCGGAATACACCACCTGGCGCTACAAGCCAACGACTTTTCAGCTACCTGCGCCTTCTATGAAGCGCTGGGGCTCGTACCATTTCATTCCTGGTCTCTGCCGGAATTCAGCATTACCCATGCCGCCTTGCTCAAAATTCCTGGCACAGATTCCTACATCGAAATCTTCGATAAAGACGCTCAGGTAGCAGCACAGGGCAGACGCAGAAATGCCGGAGAAACACCTGTCATCGGAGCTTTGCTGCATTTGGCGCTTAGCGTAAAGGATGTGGATGCTGCATATGAGCATGCACTTTCCCTGGGTGCTACCAGTTGCATCGCCCCGAATGATTTGTCACTGGGACAGCCGCCGCTCAAAGTTCGTAATGCACTGGTTTACGGGCTTGATGGCGAGGTGATTGAATTTATTACGATGCTGGAGAAATGA
- a CDS encoding TonB-dependent receptor — protein sequence MRKELFFPLGMVLFCAAVTAAPWQVSAQHNIPVTKTVQEKITVDAALKKLGKKYGTTFVYDKTLLSGLYTSFNPDNARQESVEDQLKSILYPNGLLFLYIKKDYYAITINKNRNKDLLGTETSSQENTVPQALSSVTLSPVDQIVSGKITDEKGLPLPRISIQLAGTNTGAHTDENGMFTISRAVNKKLLISGVGYKPQEITATASTPLHITMISSLQALTEVVVVGYGQQKKANLVGAVGTVSGKELTEAPVARVSDALAGRVPGVFITKTDGAPGSGSSIYIRGISTTNNSSPLIVVDGIPGRNLDNISPTDVATITVLKDASAIAVYGARAANGVLLVTTKNGNAGKPSISFTGNEAVQQQTRALKPLGSYEYAQMYNQALKNENSFNPAAGKGYADDVLEKFRTGSDPDLYPNTDWYREVLAPTSLQQRYDLTVSGGSDKTRYFVSGGYNNEGGFYPTISYKRYNLRSNLQSEVARGLTFNLQLAGFMTENNDARAGSATIMKIAVSSPPYYANRFSNGLYSFVPAARGNIYQQSRGADGYNKSTGTSFNGNVSLQYALPFIEGLSVKGLYAYDRYLTYGRNFSTPYVLYTMDNARNLKKANNLPATPGLIETYRQSYSATSELSINYDHTFHHHHVGGMLLYTQTSDAGNNFRATGNNFVSPALEILNAADPTNAGVDGTATRRNRQGLVGRFTYDYQQKYLLEMNFRYDGSDIFPPNGRFGFFPSVGAGWVVSKESFFPQTGLIDFLKLRGSWGQMGNDRVDPYQFLSTYNLVGTDRYGVSHGYSFGGISPNYYQGLELNVLPNPYFTWEKAVMSNAGFDMQLWDNHISVSADYFYKRTKDILAPRAQALPDVIGVNLPVENAAIVDNKGIEISVGYENKAGALSYYVRPNFTFARNKVVYYPEAGAIPEWQRLTGKSVGIGTFPKFVSQGLYQSQDEVEKGPKPLYPTVAAGDIRYADIDGDGKITYNDKVLTDKGNYPEIQYGIALGGRYKGFELNMLWQGSGNVQTYVYGPYAFPFKNDGHPQEIHKDYWTPENPNASSPRLSIAYANNSEHSDYWLHNASYIRLKNLEIAYNLPAQWLRHAGIKGVRMYLSGNNLLTFSRLKQIDPEAGANSTIMYPIIRSYNGGINIQL from the coding sequence ATGAGGAAAGAACTATTCTTCCCTTTGGGGATGGTATTGTTTTGTGCTGCCGTAACCGCTGCCCCCTGGCAGGTTTCGGCCCAGCATAATATACCTGTTACTAAAACCGTCCAGGAAAAAATAACGGTAGATGCAGCCCTTAAGAAACTGGGAAAAAAATACGGGACTACTTTTGTTTATGATAAAACCCTGCTGAGTGGATTATACACCAGCTTCAATCCGGACAATGCAAGACAGGAAAGCGTGGAAGACCAGCTCAAATCCATTCTCTATCCGAATGGACTATTATTTCTCTACATTAAAAAGGATTACTATGCCATTACTATCAACAAAAACAGAAACAAAGATCTTTTAGGCACAGAGACTTCATCGCAGGAGAATACAGTACCACAGGCACTTTCCTCCGTAACACTCTCCCCTGTTGATCAAATCGTCAGCGGGAAAATCACGGATGAAAAAGGTCTACCGTTGCCAAGGATCAGTATACAGCTGGCAGGCACAAACACCGGCGCTCATACTGATGAAAACGGTATGTTTACTATCTCCAGGGCTGTCAATAAAAAACTGCTGATATCCGGCGTTGGCTACAAACCACAGGAAATCACGGCTACTGCCAGTACTCCCCTGCACATCACTATGATCAGTTCTTTACAGGCATTGACCGAAGTTGTGGTGGTAGGTTATGGCCAACAGAAAAAAGCCAACCTGGTGGGTGCTGTTGGTACTGTCAGCGGTAAAGAATTGACGGAAGCCCCGGTGGCACGCGTATCTGATGCGCTGGCAGGAAGAGTGCCAGGCGTATTTATTACCAAAACCGATGGTGCTCCAGGTTCAGGCTCCTCCATATATATCCGCGGCATCAGTACTACCAACAACTCCAGCCCATTGATCGTAGTAGATGGTATCCCGGGCCGTAACCTCGATAACATTTCTCCTACCGATGTAGCGACCATCACCGTTTTGAAAGATGCTTCCGCTATTGCAGTATATGGCGCAAGGGCTGCCAATGGAGTACTATTGGTGACCACTAAAAATGGGAATGCCGGCAAACCTTCTATCAGCTTTACGGGCAACGAAGCTGTGCAACAACAGACCAGAGCCCTGAAGCCACTTGGTTCTTACGAATACGCACAGATGTATAACCAGGCGCTTAAAAATGAAAACAGCTTCAATCCCGCTGCTGGAAAGGGATATGCCGATGATGTACTGGAGAAATTCAGGACCGGCAGTGACCCCGACCTCTACCCTAATACCGACTGGTACCGTGAAGTGCTCGCTCCCACTTCCCTTCAGCAACGTTATGATCTCACTGTGAGCGGTGGCAGCGATAAAACCCGTTACTTCGTTTCCGGCGGCTACAATAATGAAGGCGGTTTTTATCCGACGATCAGCTATAAACGTTACAACCTTCGCTCCAATCTTCAGTCTGAAGTAGCCAGGGGCCTGACTTTCAACCTGCAGCTGGCAGGGTTCATGACTGAAAATAATGATGCCAGAGCAGGAAGCGCCACCATCATGAAAATAGCTGTTTCAAGTCCCCCCTATTATGCTAACCGCTTCAGCAACGGCTTGTACAGTTTTGTTCCCGCTGCCAGAGGTAATATTTATCAGCAATCCAGAGGGGCAGACGGTTATAACAAAAGCACCGGCACTTCTTTCAATGGGAATGTGTCACTGCAATATGCACTGCCATTCATAGAAGGGTTGTCTGTAAAAGGACTATACGCCTATGACCGGTATCTGACCTATGGTAGAAACTTTTCTACTCCCTATGTCCTGTATACAATGGACAATGCCAGGAATCTGAAAAAAGCCAATAACCTGCCTGCCACACCCGGACTGATAGAAACATACCGACAGTCGTACAGCGCTACCAGCGAGCTTTCCATCAATTACGATCATACCTTCCATCATCATCATGTAGGTGGTATGTTGTTGTACACACAAACATCAGATGCGGGCAACAACTTCAGGGCTACCGGGAATAACTTTGTTTCTCCTGCACTGGAAATACTCAATGCTGCCGACCCTACCAATGCTGGTGTAGATGGAACTGCCACCCGCCGCAACCGGCAAGGGCTCGTTGGTCGCTTCACCTATGACTATCAACAGAAGTACCTGCTGGAAATGAACTTCCGGTATGATGGTTCTGATATATTTCCTCCTAATGGGCGTTTCGGTTTCTTCCCTTCTGTGGGCGCAGGTTGGGTAGTATCCAAGGAATCATTCTTTCCGCAGACGGGTTTGATTGATTTCCTGAAACTGCGGGGTTCATGGGGCCAGATGGGCAACGACCGTGTTGATCCCTATCAGTTCCTGTCTACCTATAATCTCGTAGGCACGGATAGATATGGTGTGAGTCATGGTTATTCCTTCGGTGGTATCAGTCCCAACTATTATCAGGGCCTGGAGTTGAATGTGTTGCCCAATCCTTACTTCACATGGGAGAAAGCCGTGATGAGCAATGCAGGTTTTGATATGCAACTGTGGGACAACCATATCAGTGTATCTGCCGATTACTTTTACAAACGCACCAAAGACATTCTGGCTCCGCGTGCGCAAGCCCTCCCCGATGTTATCGGTGTAAATCTACCGGTAGAAAATGCCGCCATTGTAGACAACAAAGGTATCGAGATCAGTGTGGGATATGAAAACAAGGCAGGTGCACTCTCCTATTACGTGCGCCCTAATTTCACCTTTGCCCGCAACAAGGTAGTGTACTATCCCGAAGCAGGCGCTATTCCTGAATGGCAGCGGCTTACAGGCAAATCTGTAGGCATAGGTACCTTCCCAAAATTTGTATCACAGGGATTGTATCAATCACAGGATGAAGTAGAGAAAGGACCTAAGCCCCTGTACCCTACCGTTGCTGCCGGTGATATCCGTTATGCGGATATTGATGGAGATGGAAAGATCACGTACAACGACAAAGTACTGACTGACAAAGGCAATTACCCCGAAATACAGTACGGTATTGCTTTAGGTGGACGTTACAAAGGATTTGAACTGAACATGTTATGGCAGGGAAGTGGAAATGTGCAGACCTATGTATATGGCCCATACGCCTTCCCTTTCAAAAACGACGGACATCCGCAGGAAATACACAAGGATTACTGGACACCTGAAAATCCAAATGCCAGCTCTCCCCGACTATCCATTGCTTATGCCAACAACTCAGAGCATTCGGATTACTGGTTGCACAATGCCTCCTACATACGGCTGAAAAATTTGGAGATAGCCTATAACCTTCCCGCTCAATGGTTACGGCATGCGGGTATCAAAGGGGTAAGAATGTATCTCAGTGGCAACAACCTCCTCACCTTCAGCCGTCTTAAACAGATCGATCCTGAAGCAGGCGCCAACTCCACTATCATGTACCCGATCATCCGCAGCTACAACGGCGGTATCAACATACAGCTGTAA
- a CDS encoding FecR family protein, whose amino-acid sequence MRHNDRPERNTYSVTDLLGDPSFQQWVLHQDGPWQEWITAHPEQAAVLETARQLLLQIRFVNHLPTDIAAEQSLNRFKAAVANMPETSRTSNIRQLFRFRQAAVWTGLIICAGIIAQYTWSQLLAPQRIRTAFGEIKQVLLPDSSLVTLQANSELRYKRSWNKQQREVWLKGEAYFRVHPDKTHPVAGFVVHSIDADVTVLGTEFDLKQRHHQTSVFLKSGKIRIDFHRQKTPGIILQPGDLIIYDALRQQVSSAQTDSTYSSWMHGKLTLINAPLSEIIQILENNYGEKIIVNDNNLLEKRIEGIIYLESKADILFILSNVLDIQISKQNDTMYFSNRK is encoded by the coding sequence ATGCGACATAACGATAGACCGGAGCGGAATACATATAGCGTGACAGATCTTCTGGGAGACCCTTCCTTTCAGCAGTGGGTTTTACACCAGGACGGCCCGTGGCAGGAATGGATCACTGCACATCCGGAACAAGCTGCTGTATTGGAGACTGCACGCCAACTTTTGCTGCAGATACGTTTTGTGAATCATCTACCAACAGATATCGCCGCGGAGCAGTCATTAAACCGGTTCAAGGCTGCTGTGGCCAACATGCCGGAAACCTCCCGCACCAGCAACATACGCCAATTGTTCCGGTTCCGCCAGGCCGCAGTATGGACAGGGCTGATCATATGTGCAGGCATCATTGCCCAATATACATGGTCACAGCTGTTGGCTCCACAACGGATACGAACCGCTTTCGGGGAAATCAAACAAGTACTCCTTCCCGATAGTTCCCTCGTAACTTTACAAGCCAATTCCGAACTGCGTTACAAACGGTCGTGGAACAAACAACAACGGGAGGTATGGCTCAAGGGAGAAGCCTATTTCCGGGTACATCCAGATAAAACCCATCCTGTAGCGGGTTTTGTTGTGCATTCCATCGATGCGGATGTTACCGTACTGGGAACTGAATTTGATCTGAAACAACGCCATCATCAGACCAGTGTTTTTCTAAAATCCGGAAAAATCCGCATCGACTTCCATCGGCAAAAAACACCAGGCATCATCCTGCAACCAGGAGACCTTATTATATATGATGCTTTACGGCAACAGGTTTCATCCGCCCAAACAGACAGCACTTACAGCAGCTGGATGCATGGCAAACTCACGCTCATCAATGCTCCTTTGTCTGAAATCATTCAGATTCTGGAAAACAACTATGGAGAGAAAATTATAGTGAACGATAATAATTTGCTGGAAAAAAGAATCGAAGGAATCATCTACCTGGAAAGTAAAGCTGACATCCTCTTTATTCTTTCCAATGTACTGGATATCCAAATCAGTAAACAGAACGACACCATGTATTTCAGTAACCGAAAATAA
- a CDS encoding voltage-gated chloride channel family protein, protein MKQEKKSLEQLTVAYQLLRWTVLVLPVAIMVGSLVALFLWLLDKATHYRFDNEWLLYLLPLAGVLIYWLYRLGGKNAEKGNNLIMDEIHQPGGGVPARMAPLVLLTTVITHLFGGSAGREGTAVQIGGSVAGWIGKKLGLTARDIRILLMTGIAAGFGAVFGTPIAGTVFALEVLAIGAMRYDALVPCLIAAVLADIVCSSWGISHTHYHILYTGVSSSFIPFLKTDFLLLVKVILAGVAFGLTGFLFSWLIHTIKYNANAYIKIPWLIPVVGGVVVILLCYIVGTRDYLGLGVYSQSPDGISIVNAFSNTGTISDWSWLWKLIFTAITLGMGFKGGEVTPLFFMGATLGHTLALLLGAPVDLFAGLGFIAVFAGATNTPLACTLMGVELFGANNVLYYAIACFTAYYFSGHSGIYSSQRLVVKKYDQ, encoded by the coding sequence ATGAAACAAGAAAAAAAATCATTGGAACAATTGACAGTAGCTTATCAGCTGCTGAGATGGACTGTATTGGTATTGCCTGTTGCCATAATGGTGGGCAGCCTGGTCGCTTTATTTCTGTGGCTGCTCGACAAAGCCACCCATTACCGGTTTGATAATGAATGGTTATTGTACCTGCTACCATTGGCGGGTGTATTGATCTATTGGCTTTACCGTTTGGGTGGTAAGAATGCAGAAAAAGGCAATAACCTCATTATGGACGAGATCCATCAGCCAGGTGGTGGAGTGCCCGCTCGGATGGCGCCGCTGGTATTGCTTACAACAGTGATTACCCATTTGTTTGGTGGTTCAGCCGGAAGAGAAGGTACGGCGGTACAAATTGGTGGGAGCGTGGCTGGCTGGATCGGTAAAAAGCTTGGGTTAACGGCCAGGGATATACGTATATTACTGATGACCGGAATTGCTGCAGGTTTTGGGGCTGTATTTGGTACACCCATCGCAGGAACAGTATTTGCCCTGGAAGTACTGGCCATTGGCGCTATGCGATATGATGCCCTGGTGCCCTGCCTGATCGCAGCTGTGCTTGCAGACATCGTTTGTTCTTCCTGGGGGATTTCCCATACACACTATCATATATTGTATACCGGAGTATCCTCGTCGTTTATACCATTTTTAAAAACAGACTTTTTGTTGCTGGTAAAGGTAATACTGGCGGGCGTTGCTTTTGGGCTCACCGGTTTCCTTTTCTCCTGGCTGATCCATACGATTAAGTATAACGCCAATGCCTATATTAAGATACCGTGGCTTATACCTGTCGTTGGCGGTGTGGTTGTGATCCTGCTTTGTTATATAGTGGGCACCCGTGACTATCTGGGTCTGGGCGTATACAGTCAATCGCCGGATGGCATCAGCATTGTCAACGCCTTCAGTAACACAGGTACGATATCCGACTGGAGCTGGCTGTGGAAGCTGATCTTCACCGCCATAACACTGGGAATGGGATTTAAAGGAGGGGAGGTGACCCCCCTGTTTTTTATGGGTGCCACCCTTGGGCATACGCTGGCCCTGCTATTGGGCGCCCCTGTAGATTTATTCGCGGGACTTGGTTTTATTGCTGTCTTTGCCGGGGCAACCAATACCCCGCTTGCCTGTACGCTAATGGGCGTTGAATTGTTTGGTGCCAATAACGTATTATATTATGCCATCGCCTGTTTTACTGCTTATTATTTCAGCGGACATTCCGGAATTTACTCTTCCCAACGGTTGGTAGTGAAAAAATACGATCAGTAA
- the glk gene encoding glucokinase — protein sequence MQTMKKQHYLPRFVAPVYQPGEDSYFLAGDLGGTKTNLALFRATEGVLDLVREETYASRNYASFSEIIQHFISEGTTNAPQRICIGVAGPVVKGKVELTNLSRELSEDEIRQVTGIQSVALINDLEATAYGLATLSPSQLITLHRGATDNMGNMAIIAPGTGLGMAGLYWDGKHHHPFPTEGGHGDFAPRTDLDILLLRYLQEKYEVASWERVISGPGIVAIYEFLRDIKGMDVPSALEAAISSGDPAAAISKASLEGKVPICVKTMELFVRYLARESCNLVLKMKATGGLFLGGGIPPKIASLLETGDFYHHYLQGDRMAELLASVPIHIVNNDKSALWGAAYYAGLLED from the coding sequence ATGCAGACGATGAAAAAACAACATTATTTACCAAGGTTTGTTGCTCCGGTTTACCAGCCGGGAGAAGACAGTTATTTTCTGGCAGGAGATCTGGGAGGCACGAAAACCAACCTCGCTTTGTTTCGTGCTACAGAAGGAGTGCTGGACCTGGTGCGGGAAGAAACTTATGCTTCACGGAATTATGCCAGTTTTTCTGAGATCATACAGCATTTTATCAGTGAAGGAACAACGAATGCCCCGCAACGTATATGCATTGGCGTAGCCGGACCGGTAGTAAAGGGAAAAGTAGAGCTGACCAATCTGTCCCGGGAACTGAGCGAAGATGAAATCCGCCAGGTGACCGGTATCCAGTCGGTAGCACTGATCAATGATCTGGAGGCAACGGCTTATGGGCTGGCTACTTTGTCGCCCAGCCAGCTGATTACGCTACATAGGGGAGCCACAGATAATATGGGCAATATGGCGATCATTGCGCCAGGCACCGGTTTAGGGATGGCTGGTCTGTACTGGGATGGGAAACACCATCATCCCTTTCCTACAGAGGGTGGTCATGGTGACTTTGCTCCGCGGACAGATCTGGATATTTTATTGTTGCGTTATCTGCAGGAGAAATATGAAGTGGCCAGCTGGGAGCGGGTGATATCAGGCCCTGGCATTGTGGCTATTTATGAATTCCTTCGGGATATAAAAGGAATGGATGTTCCTTCAGCGCTGGAGGCGGCTATTAGTAGCGGTGATCCGGCAGCGGCCATCAGCAAAGCTTCCCTGGAAGGGAAAGTGCCGATCTGTGTAAAAACGATGGAACTGTTTGTGCGGTACCTGGCGCGGGAATCCTGCAATCTGGTGCTGAAGATGAAGGCTACCGGAGGCTTGTTCCTCGGTGGCGGCATTCCTCCCAAAATTGCATCACTGCTGGAAACAGGAGACTTCTACCATCATTATCTGCAGGGTGACCGGATGGCAGAACTGCTGGCCAGTGTACCGATTCATATTGTGAACAATGATAAATCAGCTCTCTGGGGCGCAGCATATTATGCTGGATTATTGGAAGATTAA
- a CDS encoding RNA polymerase sigma factor, with translation MDTNQQWNINAIFKAQDSLEAADAYKHYYKQLYNYGRKLTDNTSLIEDAIHDVFISIWQAHSRNSSLDTSRSYLYSSFRRKLFRYHQEAIKRMQREERATLSSVPEFGADHFIIHREQDQQLKATILQALQQLTPRQREAVYLRFYENMQYDEIAAVMDISVKATYKLMARALDELKLLVNLPFYLLLPMLRLLFIKQ, from the coding sequence ATGGATACGAATCAACAATGGAATATTAATGCCATATTCAAAGCCCAGGATTCTTTGGAGGCCGCTGACGCATATAAACACTACTATAAACAGCTTTATAATTATGGCAGAAAACTAACAGATAATACAAGTCTGATCGAAGACGCCATCCATGACGTGTTCATCTCTATATGGCAGGCCCATAGCAGAAACTCATCCCTGGATACCAGCAGAAGTTATCTCTACAGCAGTTTCCGTCGTAAACTTTTCCGTTATCACCAGGAAGCCATCAAACGCATGCAGCGCGAAGAACGCGCTACGCTCTCCAGCGTACCTGAATTTGGCGCTGACCATTTCATCATTCATAGAGAACAGGACCAACAACTGAAAGCGACCATCCTGCAGGCGCTACAGCAACTTACACCGCGACAGCGCGAGGCGGTATACCTGCGTTTTTATGAGAATATGCAGTATGATGAAATTGCAGCGGTCATGGACATCTCTGTAAAGGCAACCTACAAGCTCATGGCCAGAGCACTGGACGAACTTAAACTACTCGTCAATCTTCCCTTTTATCTACTCTTACCTATGCTCCGCTTGCTGTTTATCAAACAGTGA